In [Phormidium] sp. ETS-05, the genomic window CCTTTGGTTCCGGCGGATAGGAGCATCGCTGCCATCCCCATTGCGGAACCGATGCAGATGGTGTGAACTGGGGGTTTGATGTATTTGATGGTGTCGCAGATGGCAAAGGCTTCGGTTTCAAAGCCGATCGGTTCGCCACTGTAGCTAGAAGTACCCGTGGAGTTGATGTAGATTTTGATGGGTTTTTCCGGGTCTTCGTACTGTAGGAATAGCAGCTCGGCGATAATTAGTTCCGTCACTGCTGGCACCAATGGCATCCCCAGATAGACAATCCGCTCTTTGAGCATCAGGGAGGGTAAGTCTGGCGGTGGTGTCCGATAATATGAGTCTCCTCCGTAATAAGGAGATTGAACTGCCTGTAGGGGTAAGTTCATAGCCGGTTGTTTCTTGCTGTTTATGGCGATATCTTCCATAGTAGCGTGATGGTGGGAGCTATTGTCCCTAGAAAGATTACGGATATTGCGATATGGGGGAACAGGGGACCAGGTTCGTAGTTGGGCTTTAGCCCTCTGGACCTGGTTTTTTGGGCTAAAGTCCAACTACAAACCTGCCGGATGGGCTAAAGCCCAACTA contains:
- a CDS encoding ATP-dependent Clp protease proteolytic subunit; the encoded protein is MNLPLQAVQSPYYGGDSYYRTPPPDLPSLMLKERIVYLGMPLVPAVTELIIAELLFLQYEDPEKPIKIYINSTGTSSYSGEPIGFETEAFAICDTIKYIKPPVHTICIGSAMGMAAMLLSAGTKGCRASLPHATIVLHQPKSYTRGQATDIQIRAKEVLANKQTMVEILSQNTGQAPEKIAKDMDRMFYLTPERAVEYGLIDRVLENTKEQMFKAVPAGIA